Proteins from one Triticum aestivum cultivar Chinese Spring chromosome 7A, IWGSC CS RefSeq v2.1, whole genome shotgun sequence genomic window:
- the LOC123149538 gene encoding protein S-acyltransferase 24 isoform X1, with amino-acid sequence MASEIEVLEDTTAAASSAVAEAPLEAAAAAAEEALKDDVYTAAAYGDLEKLQRLVEAEGRPVGGTDASGYYALQWAVLNNRVAAAQYILEHGGDVNAVDHTGQTALHWSSVRGHIQVAELLLKEGAKVDAADLYGYQATHVAAQYGQTAFIYHIVAKWNADPDVPDNDGRSPLHWAAYKGFADSIRLLLYLDAHRVRQDKEGCTPLHWAAIRGNLEACTVLVQAGKKDDLMVKDKTGLTPAQLAADKNHRQVAFFLDNARRVHDSGCNGNPTFAKLSKVGLAPLLWCIAVVLLATYIHSVIAGQYNMGMTPAFGLFAWSGVFVATAGLVMFYKCSRKDPGYISANTRDSHNQRDDEPLLKMELDNPALLTGNWSQLCITCKIVRPVRSKHCSTCDRCVEQFDHHCPWVSNCVGKKNKWEFFMFITLEVIAMIITGSAAIIRTVSDPASPASFGDWLGYSVVYHTGAVSFFMMDLFIFFGVACLTGVQAYQIAKNITTNEMANSMRYTYLRGPAGRFRNPFDHGVRKNCSDFLVNGYNEDVERLEHASRTDEEIGMIQMTSAVSQNGEGHSHHGNCDDHACADSHANSNSHSQGGSSQCCDHSKKNERTPFGLGLGLGRNSASRQYIRNLLPL; translated from the exons ATGGCGTCGGAGATCGAGGTGCTCGAggacaccaccgccgccgcctcctccgccgtggCGGAGGCGCCGTtggaggcggccgcggcggcggcggaggaggcgctcAAGGACGACGTGTAcacggcggcggcgtacggcgatCTGGAGAAGctgcagcggctggtggaggcgGAGGGCCGCCCCGTCGGCGGCACCGACGCCTCCGGCTACTACGCGCTCCAGTGGGCCGTCCTCAACAACCGCGTCGCCGCCGCGCAGTACATCCTCGAG CATGGTGGAGATGTAAATGCCGTGGATCACACTGGGCAGACAGCACTTCACTGGAGTTCCGTACGTGGTCACATACAAGTTGCTGAACTACTTCTGAAAGAAGGAGCTAAGGTGGATGCTGCTGATTTATATGGCTATCAG GCCACACATGTTGCAGCGCAGTATGGTCAGACAGCATTTATTTATCACATTGTTGCAAAATGGAATGCCGATCCAGATGTCCCTGACAACGATGGAAGAAGCCCATTGCACTG GGCTGCTTACAAGGGGTTCGCAGATTCGATACGTCTTCTTTTGTATTTGGATGCTCATAGGGTGCGGCAGGATAAGGAAG GTTGTACTCCTTTACATTGGGCTGCTATCCGGGGTAATCTAGAGGCATGCACTGTGCTAGTTCAGGCTGGGAAAAAGGATGACTTGATGGTGAAAGACAAAACTGGTTTAACTCCAGCGCAGCTTGCTGCTGATAAGAATCATCGACAAGTTGCATTTTTTCTT GACAATGCTAGAAGGGTACATGACAGTGGATGTAATGGGAATCCGACATTTGCAAAGCTATCAAAAGTAGGGCTTGCTCCTCTTCTTTGGTGTATTGCTGTTGTATTGCTTGCTACATATATACATTCTGTTATAGCAG GACAATATAACATGGGTATGACACCAGCATTTGGGCTATTTGCATGGTCCGGAGTTTTCGTTGCAACTGCTGGCTTGGTCATGTTCTATAAATGTAGCAG GAAAGACCCTGGCTACATCAGTGCGAATACAAGAGACTCACATAATCAAAGGGATGAT GAACCCTTGTTGAAGATGGAGTTAGACAATCCTGCACTTCTGACTGGTAACTGGTCACAGCTTTGTATAACCTGCAAA ATTGTCAGACCTGTTCGTTCGAAACATTGTTCTACATGTGATCGCTGTGTTGAGCAGTTTGACCATCACTGCCCCTGGGTATCTAATTGTGTCGGCAAG AAGAACAAATGGGAATTCTTCATGTTCATCACTCTAGAAGTAATTGCAATGATCATTACTGGTTCTGCTGCCATCATAA GGACTGTCAGTGACCCAGCTTCTCCAGCATCCTTTGGTGATTGGCTTGGCTATTCTGTTGTTTACCATACTGGAGCTGTTTCTTTTTTCATGATGgaccttttcattttctttggtgtTGCATGTCTAACTGGAGTTCAAGCATACCAG ATAGCAAAGAACATCACAACCAACGAGATGGCCAATTCCATGAGATACACTTATCTAAGAGGTCCAGCTGGCAGATTCAGAAATCCGTTCGACCATGGGGTGCGCAAGAACTGCTCAGACTTCTTGGTAAACGGGTACAATGAGGACGTTGAGCGGCTCGAGCATGCATCGCGCACTGACGAAGAAATAGGAATGATACAGATGACAAGTGCAGTCTCACAGAATGGCGAGGGTCATTCCCATCATGGTAATTGCGATGACCATGCTTGTGCTGATTCACATGCCAACTCAAACTCTCACAGTCAAGGTGGTTCCTCTCAGTGTTGCGACCACAGCAAGAAGAATGAGAGGACACCATTCGGCCTAGGGCTCGGCCTTGGACGAAACAGTGCTTCCCGGCAGTATATCCGGAATCTTCTTCCACTATGA
- the LOC123149538 gene encoding protein S-acyltransferase 24 isoform X2, producing the protein MASEIEVLEDTTAAASSAVAEAPLEAAAAAAEEALKDDVYTAAAYGDLEKLQRLVEAEGRPVGGTDASGYYALQWAVLNNRVAAAQYILEHGGDVNAVDHTGQTALHWSSVRGHIQVAELLLKEGAKVDAADLYGYQATHVAAQYGQTAFIYHIVAKWNADPDVPDNDGRSPLHWAAYKGFADSIRLLLYLDAHRVRQDKEGCTPLHWAAIRGNLEACTVLVQAGKKDDLMVKDKTGLTPAQLAADKNHRQVAFFLDNARRVHDSGCNGNPTFAKLSKVGLAPLLWCIAVVLLATYIHSVIAGQYNMGMTPAFGLFAWSGVFVATAGLVMFYKCSRKDPGYISANTRDSHNQRDDEPLLKMELDNPALLTGNWSQLCITCKIVRPVRSKHCSTCDRCVEQFDHHCPWVSNCVGKKNKWEFFMFITLEVIAMIITGSAAIIRTVSDPASPASFGDWLGYSVVYHTGAVSFFMMDLFIFFGVACLTGVQAYQIAKNITTNEMANSMRYTYLRGPAGRFRNPFDHGVRKNCSDFLVNGYNEDVERLEHASRTDEEIGMIQMTSAVSQNGEGHSHHVLRPQQEE; encoded by the exons ATGGCGTCGGAGATCGAGGTGCTCGAggacaccaccgccgccgcctcctccgccgtggCGGAGGCGCCGTtggaggcggccgcggcggcggcggaggaggcgctcAAGGACGACGTGTAcacggcggcggcgtacggcgatCTGGAGAAGctgcagcggctggtggaggcgGAGGGCCGCCCCGTCGGCGGCACCGACGCCTCCGGCTACTACGCGCTCCAGTGGGCCGTCCTCAACAACCGCGTCGCCGCCGCGCAGTACATCCTCGAG CATGGTGGAGATGTAAATGCCGTGGATCACACTGGGCAGACAGCACTTCACTGGAGTTCCGTACGTGGTCACATACAAGTTGCTGAACTACTTCTGAAAGAAGGAGCTAAGGTGGATGCTGCTGATTTATATGGCTATCAG GCCACACATGTTGCAGCGCAGTATGGTCAGACAGCATTTATTTATCACATTGTTGCAAAATGGAATGCCGATCCAGATGTCCCTGACAACGATGGAAGAAGCCCATTGCACTG GGCTGCTTACAAGGGGTTCGCAGATTCGATACGTCTTCTTTTGTATTTGGATGCTCATAGGGTGCGGCAGGATAAGGAAG GTTGTACTCCTTTACATTGGGCTGCTATCCGGGGTAATCTAGAGGCATGCACTGTGCTAGTTCAGGCTGGGAAAAAGGATGACTTGATGGTGAAAGACAAAACTGGTTTAACTCCAGCGCAGCTTGCTGCTGATAAGAATCATCGACAAGTTGCATTTTTTCTT GACAATGCTAGAAGGGTACATGACAGTGGATGTAATGGGAATCCGACATTTGCAAAGCTATCAAAAGTAGGGCTTGCTCCTCTTCTTTGGTGTATTGCTGTTGTATTGCTTGCTACATATATACATTCTGTTATAGCAG GACAATATAACATGGGTATGACACCAGCATTTGGGCTATTTGCATGGTCCGGAGTTTTCGTTGCAACTGCTGGCTTGGTCATGTTCTATAAATGTAGCAG GAAAGACCCTGGCTACATCAGTGCGAATACAAGAGACTCACATAATCAAAGGGATGAT GAACCCTTGTTGAAGATGGAGTTAGACAATCCTGCACTTCTGACTGGTAACTGGTCACAGCTTTGTATAACCTGCAAA ATTGTCAGACCTGTTCGTTCGAAACATTGTTCTACATGTGATCGCTGTGTTGAGCAGTTTGACCATCACTGCCCCTGGGTATCTAATTGTGTCGGCAAG AAGAACAAATGGGAATTCTTCATGTTCATCACTCTAGAAGTAATTGCAATGATCATTACTGGTTCTGCTGCCATCATAA GGACTGTCAGTGACCCAGCTTCTCCAGCATCCTTTGGTGATTGGCTTGGCTATTCTGTTGTTTACCATACTGGAGCTGTTTCTTTTTTCATGATGgaccttttcattttctttggtgtTGCATGTCTAACTGGAGTTCAAGCATACCAG ATAGCAAAGAACATCACAACCAACGAGATGGCCAATTCCATGAGATACACTTATCTAAGAGGTCCAGCTGGCAGATTCAGAAATCCGTTCGACCATGGGGTGCGCAAGAACTGCTCAGACTTCTTGGTAAACGGGTACAATGAGGACGTTGAGCGGCTCGAGCATGCATCGCGCACTGACGAAGAAATAGGAATGATACAGATGACAAGTGCAGTCTCACAGAATGGCGAGGGTCATTCCCATCATG TGTTGCGACCACAGCAAGAAGAATGA
- the LOC123153807 gene encoding uncharacterized protein, producing MRRWIGPDRISALPDDLLLLAVARLRCARLAARTSVLAHWWRGLWCRLGQIVFHDVPFGWLEAALGHVDNSAVSLLEICVPRQRMPSPDPAGVSSLLNAAARLAPEKLVFALPGHLNSSSIDVNLSCFQRATSIELDSRLLFLRVPAGIDFPALETLSLSGMVPDLDPLLSGCPRLRTLRLESIAVADDRDELRVNSASLHELVVDLSRNWTRHRHVNIVAPVLKQLTSSFVASNVTISVMAPMVEKVRWDCSYCTYDRASIVFGLWRLEQVTLQTAERQGQLEICARASSHASHSEGDTFAQEIEKHMIAEFSVLELHLIANGHVFGALMFHLLGVIQICRSMQRLKVILNRSQVKEECPFGCPCEPSYWRSQTISLSALEEVEINGFEGENHEFDLLKLVFKCAPLLKKMTVKLSRKASASTKIYNIFNAYSSVECNVYHNSREYTVWQALSTYS from the exons ATGCGGCGGTGGATCGGACCGGACCGCATCAGCGCCCTCCCCGACGacctgctcctcctcgccgtcgcccgcCTCCGCTGCGCCCGCTTAGCAGCGCGCACCAGCGTCCTCGCCCACTGGTGGCGCGGCCTCTGGTGCCGCCTCGGCCAGATCGTCTTCCACGACGTCCCGTTCGGCTGGCTCGAAGCGGCGCTCGGCCACGTCGACAATTCCGCGGTTTCCCTTCTAGAAATCTGTGTCCCCCGTCAGCGAATGCCCAGCCCCGACCCCGCCGGCGTCAGCTCGCTGCTGAACGCCGCCGCGCGGCTCGCGCCAGAGAAGTTAGTCTTCGCCCTCCCCGGACATTTAAACAGCAGTTCCATCGACGTCAACCTGTCTTGCTTCCAGCGCGCCACCTCTATCGAGCTGGACTCACGTCTCCTCTTCCTCCGCGTGCCGGCCGGCATCGACTTCCCCGCGCTCGAGACGCTTTCTCTGTCGGGCATGGTCCCGGATCTCGACCCCTTGCTCTCCGGCTGCCCGCGCTTGCGCACACTCCGGCTCGAGAGCATTGCGGTTgcagatgacagggacgagctgagAGTCAACTCGGCATCGCTGCACGAGCTCGTCGTGGACCTCTCGCGCAACTGGACACGCCATCGCCATGTCAACATCGTCGCCCCCGTGCTTAAGCAATTGACTTCCTCATTTGTCGCCTCGAATGTCACCATTTCCGTCATGGCACCGATGGTGGAGAAGGTTCGGTGGGACTGCTCGTACTGCACCTATGACAGGGCGTCTATTGTGTTTGGTCTTTGGCGACTCGAGCAGGTGACACTACAAACGGCAGAGAGACAAGGACAGCTCGAGATTTGTGCCCGCGCC AGCTCGCATGCTTCACACAGTGAAGGGGACACCTTTGCGCAGGAGATAGAGAAGCATATGATTgccgagttttctgttttggagcTACATCTCATAGCAAATGGACATGTTTTCGGAGCACTCATGTTTCATCTCTTAGGGGTGATTCAGATTTGTAGGTCTATGCAGAGGCTGAAGGTTATCCTAAATAGATCACAG GTGAAAGAAGAATGCCCATTTGGTTGTCCTTGTGAGCCTTCCTACTGGAGATCCCAAACAATCTCCTTGTCTGCTCTGGAGGAAGTGGAGATCAACGGGTTCGAAGGAGAGAACCATGAGTTTGATTTATTGAAACTGGTATTCAAATGTGCGCCACTGCTTAAAAAGATGACAGTGAAGTTGTCACGGAAGGCCTCTGCAAGCACAAAGATATACAACATCTTCAATGCATATTCTTCCGTGGAATGCAATGTTTATCACAACTCCCGTGAGTATACTGTTTGGCAGGCATTATCAACATACTCCTAG